Proteins from a genomic interval of Syngnathoides biaculeatus isolate LvHL_M chromosome 23, ASM1980259v1, whole genome shotgun sequence:
- the thbd gene encoding thrombomodulin, producing MKDATGLLVAVLAVVVGSLAEPNPDADPDGGHCIGSQCFAVFRHSADFASAQNHCKGRSGVLTTVRSYVAHDALATLLGNFSGRFWIGLHRLTDCPNATSRLRGYEWATKDAESDFDNWTPDFDGSCSSPRCVALSVEDELRWAQESCDARVAGFLCQYHLKYACPSMNQVLSPEEAVVYSTPLGFGGEDLRSLPPGSIATTTRSARKYVCFERWLPAPWSCEILEGGCEHKCAVDTDHDPSCSCPPGSSVNPVNQVTCEVTPGDPCASMGCEYACLEGDDGVHSCACDQGFKVGPDGRSCVDFNDCSDKRQCPGENFRCVNTVGGFKCECRLGFKMKAGLCVDHNECASAPCEHMCDNTPGSYKCSCYDGYRVDPDDPNKCELHCGKKECTAECDPNDKFQCYCPEGYIAEERDPHTACMDIDECAHSYCDHGCTNTYGSYVCSCQKGFTLVNEVFCEKNEDEEEEVEGSGGDVTTTPNGHTVSTTHGVAPTRQPSAVTAGGLVAIIVCCVLFVVLVVFLSQHILSRRGKVEGEVTFKAPERGERPGMHGMRSEA from the coding sequence ATGAAGGATGCCACGGGGTTGCTCGTTGCGGTGCTGGCTGTCGTAGTTGGGAGCCTCGCTGAACCGAACCCGGACGCGGACCCGGACGGTGGCCACTGCATCGGGAGCCAGTGTTTCGCCGTCTTCCGCCACTCGGCTGATTTTGCAAGTGCGCAGAATCATTGCAAAGGGCGAAGTGGCGTTTTGACCACCGTGCGCTCGTATGTTGCACACGATGCACTCGCTACACTTTTGGGCAACTTTTCTGGTCGGTTCTGGATCGGTTTGCACCGCTTAACCGACTGCCCGAACGCAACATCTCGTCTTAGAGGCTACGAGTGGGCGACTAAAGACGCCGAGAGTGATTTTGACAACTGGACTCCGGATTTCGACGGCAGCTGCTCCTCTCCGCGCTGCGTCGCTTTGTCGGTTGAGGACGAGCTCCGTTGGGCGCAGGAGTCGTGCGACGCGCGGGTCGCCGGCTTCCTGTGCCAGTACCACTTAAAGTACGCGTGCCCAAGCATGAACCAAGTCTTGAGCCCGGAGGAAGCCGTGGTGTACAGCACCCCGTTGGGGTTCGGTGGCGAGGATCTGCGCTCCCTGCCGCCGGGGAGCATCGCCACGACGACGCGGAGCGCGCGCAAGTACGTGTGCTTCGAAAGGTGGCTGCCGGCTCCGTGGAGCTGCGAGATCCTCGAAGGAGGCTGCGAGCACAAATGCGCCGTGGAtaccgaccacgacccgtcgtGCTCCTGCCCGCCCGGCTCTTCTGTCAACCCCGTCAACCAAGTCACGTGCGAGGTGACTCCGGGCGACCCGTGCGCGTCTATGGGATGCGAGTACGCGTGTTTAGAGGGCGACGACGGCGTACACTCCTGCGCGTGCGACCAAGGCTTCAAAGTGGGCCCCGACGGGAGGTCCTGCGTGGACTTCAATGACTGCTCGGACAAGCGCCAGTGTCCCGGAGAGAACTTCCGCTGCGTCAACACAGTGGGCGGCTTCAAGTGCGAGTGCCGGCTCGGATTTAAGATGAAGGCTGGACTGTGCGTGGACCACAACGAGTGCGCGTCGGCGCCCTGCGAGCACATGTGCGACAACACGCCCGGCAGTTACAAGTGCTCCTGCTACGACGGCTACAGAGTGGACCCGGACGACCCCAACAAGTGTGAGCTGCATTGCGGCAAGAAGGAGTGCACGGCGGAATGCGACCCAAACGACAAGTTCCAGTGCTACTGTCCGGAAGGCTACATCGCCGAGGAGAGGGACCCCCACACCGCCTGCATGGACATTGATGAATGCGCCCACAGTTACTGCGACCATGGCTGCACGAACACTTACGGCAGCTACGTCTGCTCCTGCCAGAAAGGTTTCACGCTGGTCAACGAGGTGTTTTGCGAGAAAAAcgaggatgaagaggaagagGTCGAGGGATCTGGCGGGGATGTCACGACAACTCCGAACGGCCACACGGTGTCCACGACGCACGGGGTGGCCCCGACCCGCCAGCCGTCGGCGGTGACAGCGGGTGGCCTGGTGGCGATCATCGTGTGCTGCGTCCTCTTTGTTGTGCTTGTGGTCTTTTTGTCTCAGCACATCCTAAGCAGAAGGGGAAAGGTGGAGGGTGAGGTCACGTTCAAGGCCCCGGAGAGGGGAGAGAGGCCCGGCATGCACGGGATGCGGAGCGaagcttaa
- the LOC133496167 gene encoding thrombomodulin-like, producing the protein MDAKMWSFQSPVQPVLVLLFSSRIDMVAFLLRALLLCGLQGGALSLSGLCTENLCYALLVEPKDFQGARKSCRDSDGDLLRHLDVEAQRHLLSGLSGTFWFGPSVAQGQNCPSCSVGQGGNVTIQTSPCSAHLSGYICQYPNAEPCSGVSLVGAAQVGYTAPMGFALNTSRLFPRGTVAVAWGAEALHPDAKFLCFQSTWLRAPWNCEVMGGGCQHACNKTTGSCACPQDERLHVNLFTCSRDTCGGCAHLCATVGGSHACKCHAGYALAPDWKSCEDVDECERPGVCVGADEECVNTRGGFECRCKDGFEKEEEVCVDVSICDKCEHMRCVKSNGTYACACNEGFRVSPIDPTKCEMFCDQKDCLANCIPNPEGEERNMHACFCPEGYVKDIRNKTAFCTDIDECDIRLQCQHICKNLFGSYVCSCNDGYELFDGYMCVHPEDDKWTPAYPTPAESRPAALPSYVKAGSALGIGVFLLLCMVVLYFVVRNMAKRCGSLEFPSLKASDMDPFYLQQVTTETYKRLSFDRQSKCDSQRL; encoded by the coding sequence ATGGACGCGAAAATGTGGAGCTTCCAGTCTCCCGTGCAGCCAGTCCTCGTCCTCCTTTTCTCCTCAAGGATCGACATGGTTGCCTTCCTGCTGCGTGCGCTTCTCCTTTGCGGGCTGCAGGGAGGTGCGCTCTCCCTGAGCGGACTTTGTACCGAAAATCTGTGCTATGCGCTTCTTGTGGAACCCAAAGACTTCCAAGGAGCGCGGAAAAGCTGCCGAGACTCCGACGGAGATTTGTTGCGCCACCTCGACGTGGAAGCGCAGAGGCACTTGCTTAGCGGCCTCAGCGGGACTTTTTGGTTCGGCCCTTCTGTGGCACAAGGCCAAAACTGCCCTTCGTGCTCCGTGGGGCAGGGAGGCAACGTGACGATCCAAACGTCGCCGTGCAGCGCTCATCTCAGCGGCTACATTTGCCAATATCCCAACGCGGAACCTTGCAGCGGCGTTTCCTTAGTGGGAGCTGCCCAGGTGGGCTACACGGCGCCCATGGGCTTCGCGCTCAACACCTCGCGTCTCTTCCCTCGTGGAACAGTCGCAGTCGCGTGGGGGGCAGAAGCCCTCCACCCGGACGCCAAGTTCTTGTGTTTCCAGTCCACTTGGCTCAGAGCGCCGTGGAACTGCGAGGTGATGGGAGGCGGCTGCCAGCACGCCTGCAACAAAACGACCGGTTCGTGCGCGTGTCCGCAGGACGAACGCCTCCACGTCAACCTCTTCACCTGCAGCCGGGACACGTGTGGCGGGTGCGCGCACCTGTGCGCCACCGTCGGAGGCTCCCACGCGTGTAAGTGCCACGCTGGCTACGCGCTGGCCCCCGACTGGAAGAGCTGCGAGGACGTGGACGAGTGCGAGCGTCCGGGTGTTTGCGTGGGAGCGGACGAGGAGTGCGTGAACACCCGCGGCGGGTTCGAGTGCAGGTGCAAAGATGGCTtcgagaaggaggaggaggtgtgcGTGGATGTGAGCATCTGCGATAAATGCGAGCACATGCGTTGCGTGAAATCCAACGGCACGTATGCGTGTGCATGTAATGAGGGCTTCCGAGTGTCCCCCATTGACCCCACCAAATGCGAGATGTTTTGCGACCAGAAGGATTGCCTCGCGAACTGCATCCCGAATCCCGAAGGGGAGGAGAGGAACATGCATGCGTGCTTCTGTCCCGAAGGCTACGTCAAAGACATCCGCAACAAAACCGCCTTTTGCACCGACATCGACGAGTGCGACATCCGGCTGCAGTGCCAACACATCTGCAAAAACCTCTTCGGGAGTTACGTGTGTTCTTGCAACGATGGCTACGAGTTGTTTGACGGCTACATGTGCGTGCACCCAGAGGACGACAAATGGACCCCGGCGTACCCCACGCCGGCCGAGTCACGTCCAGCCGCCTTGCCGTCGTACGTAAAAGCGGGCAGCGCACTCGGCATCGGCGTCTTCTTGTTGCTTTGCATGGTGGTGCTCTACTTTGTGGTCAGGAACATGGCTAAGCGTTGTGGGAGTCTGGAGTTTCCCTCACTCAAAGCGTCCGATATGGATCCTTTCTACCTGCAGCAGGTTACCACAGAGACGTACAAGCGGTTATCTTTTGACAGACAGTCGAAATGCGATTCTCAAAGACTTTAA